The sequence below is a genomic window from Sulfuracidifex metallicus DSM 6482 = JCM 9184.
GTAGGGCAGGAATACGAAAAGCTTCAGCCTTTTTCTGCAGACTGGTTCGTGGAAAGGCTATTTAATAGTTAAGCTAATATTCTATAAGCCATAACCATACTTATATGTCAAGTAAATCTACACCGAAGAGCAAACAGAGCAGCACAACTAAAAGCAGGGGTAATGGCAACTTTATAATTTCATGGTTTCAGCACAGAAAAGAAGATTGGAACAGAATAATAACTGTAGCAAAAAAGCCCGATAAGGAGACTTACAAGTTTAACCTTAGAATTACTGGGCTAATTATATTGGTTGTAGGAGTTCTCGCATTTGCCATCCAGGCAATAATGGCGTTTGTAGTTGGGTGAGTTAATGGAAAGGCCCAAGATAAGGAATTATTACGCCGTCAAGGTTACTGGGGGCCAAGAAATAAATGTTGCTCTAATGCTAGAAGAGCGAATAAAGACAAACAACATTCAGGAAGTATACTCTATTTTAGTCCCGCAAAGTCTGAAAGGTTACGTAATCATTGAGGCCGGTGGGCCCCACATAGTGAAGCTCTTAATCTCAGGCATAAGAAACGTAAAGGGTGTAGCCCAAGGATTATTGGACAAGAACGACGTTGCAAAGATGGTATCGTCCAACCTAGTGAGGGTTAAACTAGAGAAAGATCAGATGGTAGAGATAAACTCTGGGCCATTCAGAGGAATGCAAGCTCAGGTTGTTAGAGTAGAGGAGGAGAGAGGAGAGGTAGTGTTAAATATTCTAGAATCAGCTTTTCCTTTGACAGTAACTGTGCCCATAGATCAAGTTAAAGTTTTAAAGAGGTGAAAAATGTGCCCACTAAAACAATAAAGATCGTAATAGAGGGAGGTAATGCGAAGCCAGCTCCTCCGTTGGCTCCAACTCTCTCTCAACTCAAGCTTAACGTAGGTGAAGTTGTAAAGAAAATAAATGACGCTACTTCTCAATTCAAGGGTATGAGTGTCCCAGTTAGCATTGAAATTGATACGAACACGAAGAAGTACAATATCTCCGTAGGTATTCCAACCACTACTGCTCTTCTATTAAAAGAAGCGGGAGCAAGCGAACCTTCTGGAGATACAGCCCATAAGAAGATTGGAAATATACACTTTGAAGGAATAATTAAAGTCGCGATAATGAAGAAGCCGTCCATGACGTCAAAATCCCTTAAAGGTGCCGTTAAAAGCTTGCTTGGTTCAGCCCACGCCATAGGAATAACTGTAGATGGAAGAGATCCGAAAGAGCTAGTGAAAGAAGTGGATGAAGGTAAGTTCGACGAAGTGTTAAATAAGTATGAAGAAAAGTGGAATGGTGGTTTAGAATGATAGTAGGAAAGGACAAGCTAGCTGAAGCTGTAGCTAAGGCTTTACAGGAAGAAAATAAAACTAAAAGGGAATTCAAACAAAGTGTCGATATAATAGTAACCTTTAGAGACGTCGACATGAAGAGGGGAGATATAAAGCTTAGGGAAATAGTAAATCTGCCAAAAACCCCACCCAAAGAAAAGAAAGTACTAGTGGTGCCAACTTTTGAGCAAACTGAATATGCGAAGAAGGCTGAACCTAATGTTCTACTTAGCAAAGAGGAACTACAGAAGCTACAGGGAAACAAAAGAACAGTAAAGAAACTTGCTACGCAAAACGACTGGTTCCTAATAGCTCCTGACTCAATGGCCCTAGCTGGTCGTATTTTGGGTCCGGCTCTAGGCCCTAGAGGTAAATTCCCCACTCCACTCCCTGGAGCAGCGGACGTAACAGAGTACATAAATAGATACAAGAGATCTACACTGGTCAAAACTAAGGATCAACCTCATACTCAAGCTTTTATTGGAACAGAGGATCAATCTGCAGAAGATTTGGCTGAGAACGCTCTAGCAGTTCTAAATGTAATAGAAGGAAAGGTAACGAATGCACTATCAAAAATAGGTAACATATATATAAAGACTACTATGGGTAAACCAGTTAAAGTAAGTACGAGGTGATAAAGATGGCAGTAGAAATACAGCAAAAGAAAATTGCAAAATGGAAAATAGATGAAGTAGAGGAACTCACGGAAGAGCTGAAGAAAAATAAGACTGTAATAATAGGAAGCTTGGAGGGATTTCCCGCAGATAAGCTACACGAGATTAGAAAGCAACTCAGAGGAAAAGCAATAGTTAGAGTTACTAAAAACTCACTATTTCAAATAGCTGCTAAAAATGCTGGAATAGATGTTTCGAAATTAGAAAAATACCTTATAGGACCCAATATTTTCATCTTAACTAATGATAATCCGTTTACTTTCTCAATATTCTTCGAAAAGTTCAAGTTAAAGAGATATGCCAAAGCTGGAGATATCGCAGAGGAAGAGGTAGTAATCCCAGCAGGAGATACAGGGTTTTCAGCAGGTCCAGTACTAAGCACCTTCGGGAAACTAAAGATAAAGACAAGAGTCCAAGAAGGAAAGATCTTCGTAGCAGAGGATACAGTAATAGCTAAGCCTGGATCTAAGATACCAGATGATGCTATACCAATTTTGCAAAAATTAGGAATAATGCCAGTTTATATAAAGCTAGGCTTAAAGGGCGCTTATTACGAGGGGCTACTAATACCTTCTAATGAACTAAAGATAGATTTAGGTCAGTACGCTTCAAACATAGCAAAGGCGTACCAGGAATCGATGGCAGTTGCAGTGGAGATTGCATATCCTGTACCAGAAGTGCTTAAGGTCACAATAGGAAAGGCTTATAGAAATGCAATGGCTTTAGCTGGAGAATCAGGATACTTAACACCAGAAACTGCAGAGAATGTATTATCTAGAGCTATGGCTAAAGCCTATGCATTGGCTTCTGCTTTAGAGGGCAAGGTTGACTTAGGCATAAATATACCGAAAGCACAAGCACCAGCTGCAGCAGAAGAGAAGAAGGAAGAGAAGAAGGAGGAAGAGAATAAGGGACCAAGCGAAGAGGAAATAGGAGGAGGTATCTCCTCTCTCTTCGGGTAAGTTTAAATATAACACGGAATAATCTGATAAGAGTGATATAGAATGGAGTACATATACGCTAGTCTCCTTTTACATTCGGCTAAAAAGGAGATCTCAGAAGATAACCTAAAGGCAGTGCTAAACGCTGCAGGAATACAAGTAGATGACGTAAGAGTAAAAGCAGTAGCTGCAGCCTTAAAGGAGATAAACATAGAGGAAGTATTGAAGAACGCTTCTGCTATGCAAGTAGCTGCAGTAGCTGCACCAGCACAAGCACCAGCTGCAGCAGAAGAGAAGAAGGAAGAGAAGAAGGAGGAAGAGAATAAGGGACCAAGCGAAGAGGAAATAGCAGGCGGTCTAGCCTCCCTCTTCGGATAAAAGCCAAAAATTCTTTAAACATCTTGTTCTTTTCTTTTACTAATGCAAATCAATGAACGTGAATATTCTCTCAATTTTTTCAAAGAAAGAGATTATCTAAGAAGAACTTGCACTTCATGCAAAACTCCATTTTGGAGTAAAGACAAAACAAGGCAAGTATGCTCTGATATACCATGTACAGATTATTATTTCTTTGATATATCAATTAAGAGCAAACCCCTATCAGTGAAGGAAGCAAGAGAAAAATTCATCTCATTTTTTAAAAGAAACGGACATACACCAATAAAGCCAAAGCCAGTTCTTGCAAGATGGAGAGAGGACCTATATTTAACAATAGCTAGTATAGTTGACTTCCAGCCTCATGTGACGAGTGGACTAGTTCCACCCCCAGCAAATCCTTTAGTAATAAGTCAGCCGGCCATTAGACTTGAGGATATAGATAACGTTGGTATAACGTTTGGAAGACATTTAACTACGTTTGAAATGGCAGCCCACCATGCATTCAACTATCCAGATAAAGAAGTGTATTGGAAAGAAAAGACCGTTGAATTAGCTACAAGGTTCTTCACTGAAGAATTAGGAATACCAGAAGAACAGCTAAACTTTAAGGAGTCTTGGTGGGAAGGAGGGGGAAACGCAGGACCGTGTTTAGAAGTTACAGTAGGAGGGCTGGAGCTAGCTACGTTAGTATTCATGCAATACAAGAAGGAAGACAACGGAGAATATTCGCCATTACCGCTTAGGATAGTGGATACAGGATATGGAGTTGAAAGATTAGCTTGGGTTACCCAGAAAACCCCAACCGCGTTTCACGCCATCTACGGAGAACTGGTCTATAAGTTCTTCAAGAAAGTCGGAGTTGACTACGTAGATGAAACTATGCTTAAACATGCGTCTCGTTTAGCTGGCAGAATAGACCCAGATAACCCTGAGACTGTAAAAAAACACAGGGAGGCTGTAGCAAAAGAGATTGGAGAAGATGTGAAAATAGTTGACTCTGAATTAACCCGTGCAGCTAGGGTGTTTCAGTTATTGGATCATTCCAAGACTGTAGCTCTCATGTTAGCAGATGGTTTGGTGCCCTCCAATTCAGGAGAAGGATACCTAGGAAGGTTAGTTATGAGAAGAGCCATGAGGGTGGCCAAGCTTTTAGGCTCCGATGTAAGACTTTATGAATTAGTACTGGAACAAATTAATTTCTGGGGAGAGGATTTTCCACAGTTATCGAAGAACAAGGAGTATATATTAGACGTAGTTGAAAACGAACAAAACAAGTTTGAGGATTTGTATTCTAAGGTACCCTCAATAGCTTCCTCCCTTTCTAAGAAGGGAGTTTCGACTGAAGATTTAATCCAGGTCTATGATTCCAACGGAATCCCGCCAGACATGCTGTACGAAGAGTTAAAAAAGAGAGGAATTGAAATCTCCGTTCCAGATAACTTCTACGCACTTGTGGCTAAAAGGCATCAATCAGTATCCATAAAAGGAAAGGAAAAAGCCAAGCTACCTTTGGATGTAATTAAGCAAGTTAGAAACCTCCCTGCTACAGAGAAACTGTACTATGAAGACCAGTACCAAAGAGAATTCGAGGCAAGGATAGTCAAAAACATAAATGGTAAATACATGATACTTGATAGGACGACCTTCTACCCTGAAGGCGGAGGACAGATAGGAGATAGAGGACTCCTTCATCTCCCAGAGGGAGACATCAGGGTAATTGATACACAGAAGGTCGAAAATGTAATCGTTCATGTTTTGGAAAAGGAAATTAATGTGCCTGAAGGAACCGCAGTAAAGGGTTCGATAGACTGGGAATCTAGATTCAGAACTATGAGACATCATACGGTAACCCACGTGATCTTGGCTTCCGCAAAGAAATTGTTAGGAGATCATGTATGGCAAGCTGGCGCTGAAAAGACGCCTGAAAAAGGAAGGCTAGACATCACCCATCATAAAATGCTCACTGAAGAACAAGTCAGGGAAATCGAAAGAATGTCCAATCATGTAATAAACGACCACAGAGAAGTTAAGGCAATTCATCTTAGCAGGATAGAGGCTGAGACTAAATATGGAGATTCAATATACGAGGGTGGAGTTCCAAATACGTCGACAGTGAGGCTACTAGAGATTAAAGGATGGGACGTGGAGGGATGTGGAGGAACACACGTTAGTAATACGTCCGAAATAGGAGGAGTAAAAATATTGAAGGCTGAAAAGATTCAAGATGGCGTCATAAGGCTTGAATACGTAGCAGGAGATAGAGTATCGGAGTACGCCACTCAGCTTGAAGACTCAATAGGTAAGGTGGCTAACATGATAGGAGCTAGCCCTGAACAATTAGAGGGAAGAATGTCGCGTCTAATAGAGGAAAAGGCTAAACTTGAAAGAACGTTGCAAGATTACAGGAAAATGTACATGAAGGAAATAATGAAGAAAACTGAGCCAGAAAAGGTTGGAAATGACATACTCCTTTACGTGTTCTCTACAATAGATCAAGAAATAAATAAAGATCTCATGAAATACTTCACTACAGGCAACAAAAGGATAGCAGTTTCTGTAAGTGGAGATAAAATAGAGATAGCAAGCTCTTCAGACGTAAACCTTCAGAATGTCATAGACGCTTTAAGAAAGGCTGGGGGAAAAGGCGGGGGAAAAGGAACGTTCGCTAGCTTCTCCTTTAAAGAGAGCGGAAACGCAATTGACGTCATTAGAAAATCGCTTAAGTGACGCGGCATACGATTACAAATTCCTGCTGAATCGTGGTTATAGCCGAGATCTAGCACTTCAAGCTGTAACTTCAAGATATCTTCTCTCGGAAAAAGAGAGATTACTTCTTTACAGATGCATACATAGTGACATTGAAATAGAGACTATAAAGAAAAAAGAATCACAAGATTATAGAGAGATCTTAATTGATGGATTTAACTTAGCTATCTCAATAATTTCAGCCTCCCTAGGAGAGGCATACATGTGTGATGACGGATACATAAGGGATTTAGGTATGGGCAGATTCAAAAAGGAAAAAGAAATGATTGTGGCATCATTAAAACTGATTAATGAAATATGTATTTCAATGGGGAAGCTATGTACATTCGTTTTAGACGCTCAAATAAGCAAAAGTGGAGACATGGCGAAAACTGTAAAGTTGTTTGGCGGTAGCACAATATTATCAAAGACCGTTGATTCCTTCTTAATAAATGCAGAATCAGCGGTAGCCTCTAATGACTTCGTGATCCTAATGAAAGCTAAAAGAATAGTCAATATTCTACAGAATAGAATCAAAGTTAATTCTCCATTCTTTAGTTGCTAAAGATATGCACGTAATTTCTCTATGTTTTTATTCCTTTTAACATAAGGAAGGGATATTAGACAAAGAAGTATATGAACCTTAGAACAAGGGTGAGCTTAAGGTGGCGGACCCGGGGGGATTTGAACCCCCGACCACCGACTTGCTCCGCTAGCCACACGGCCTAGGAGGCCGGCGCTCTGTCCTAGCTGAGCTACGGGTCCATGCTAGGACACTGTAAGATTCTACTTGCTTAACTTTTATTTCTTTCGTCCCAAGCATCTACATATATCATTGTGGATTGAACTCCTAAAGTATTATTTATTTAAAAAATTACTTCAATTACATACCAATACAAACTTTTTAAAAAAAAATAGAAAGATAGAATTTACCATGAGTCAAAACAAAGCTAATCCTGGACCTTTAGGTTTGTCTGGATTTGCCTTAACTACCCTAATTTTAAGTTTTTATAACGCAGGAATATTAAGCGGAAGTGTGTCAAGTGTCTTCGGTTTAGCTATATTTTACGGTGGTCTAGCGCAGATAGTAGCAGGCATACTTGAGTATAAGGAAGGAAATACGTTCGGTTACATAGCTTTCTTCACATACGGAGCCTTCTGGGAGTGGTTCTTCTTTACGGCATCAGGACTTGCAGGTGCAGTTCCAGCTAGTGGAATAGGTGCAGTACTAATAGGATTCGGAATATTTACGTTAGTAATGTGGATTGGCACATTCAGGGCTAATTTGTCTCTCTTTATGACATTCCTCCTTTTATGGATAACGTTCTTCCTCCTTGGTGCTGGAGCCATTGAAAATTCTATAACACTAACACATGCAGGTGGAATAGTAGGAATATTGACAGCTCTTGTAGCATGGTACACTGGACTGGTTCAAGTAGTCGCATCATCTTTAGGAATTAATCCGCCCCTAGGAAAGGCACCTCTTAGCTAAATTATGAAATTATTTTACTCATCTTTACATGGTCCCAGCCTTTCGCATAGGTTCAAGGCATCATCTACCACTTTTAAGAAGCCTTCAACTAGCTCTTTATCTATAGGATCTACAATATCATACTTAAGATATACCTTCATGAAATTTATTTGCTTAATTTTCTCCCCATTACTAGATAGAAATTTATCTATGCTGTCCTTGTACTCAGGCTTTCTGCTCATAAAGTTTAACATTGATGATATATCTTTAGTATAAATGTAAGAATCTGTTTTTTCCTTTACTATGCCCTTAATAAGATAGGGTAGTCCATAAAATATCATTGCCATAGCTTGCTCATAGTATTCATTATCAAACAATATTTTAGCAGACTTAAGATAGTCAACTCCTTTCTTTATCAAGGGATCCATGAAGTTAGATTACTTAAAAAAGTGAACTTAAATTTTAGTGTTTAGAAGGTTATTGGAGTATAACCCTCTGCAACTTTCTTTACAGTCTCAACTCCTCCCATTACTCCCTTTATGCCATCTATGTACAGCATCTGATCAGTGAGACCTAGGTTCTTAACAGAGACAGTACAATAAGATAGCTCAACCCCTGCTGTCTTTAGTCCTTCTATCTGCTTTGACATTTGCTGGAAATACATAGCGTCCTTCATTAGTATTTCTACTCCACGTCCGAGGAACATTAAAGAAACGTCTGCACCAGCATTTTTTCTAGCACCTATGGCGAAATTAATTCCCATGTTTACTCTATTCATGTCGTCTTTTCCTGCAGTTAGGATAACGAAGAGTTTTGTCATAGATTAAGAAATTTTTTAACGTTTAAAACGTTTTCTTTGTAGAAAGAGGTTTAACAATAAAAAGGAGAGAAGCCTTTTTATATAGTAGAAATCTAATTCTTTTTAGGATAGCGGGAGTGCCCGAGCGGTTAAGGGGGCGGACTCAAGACCCATTGAGAGATCCGCTGGCGAAGGCCATCCGGGGTCCGAATCCCCGCTCCCGCATCTTAGATTTTAGTTATAATTTTCACATTCTCTTAAGAACTAGAGAGGTCAATGTGGATTTAACTCCTTTTACAGATCTTATATTTTCAATTATTTGATTTAGTTCGACAGTATCATTTGCCTCTACCTTGAGAAGGATGTCATAATCGCCTGAAATTTCCATTACTTCCTTCACACCTTGGAGCACCGAAAGTCTTCTGGTTACTGCCGTAGTATACACATTAGATTCACATAAAACCCACACCAATGATTCTATCTTCTCTGGGGGTCTGGGCTTCAAAACTCTTCCCGTTACCTCCTCAGCTATTTCTAACAAATCTACGTCCCTGAAGAACTTGGCACTTTGATTAGCCTTTATTTTGGCTAGAACTTGATCTATTTCTTCGTCAGATAAGTTAACTCCAAGCTTCTCAAATCTGTCTCTTAAAGCATGCTTTCCTGTATATTTATCAATCACATAGTCTCTTGATCTACCGAAGGTTTCAGGCGGCATGAACTCGTAAGTTCTAGGGTCATTTAGGATTCCTGCTACATGTATTCCTGCCTTATGCATGAAAGCGTAATCTCCAGTAACTGGATAGTTAGGAGACATTGGTATTCCACTGTATTTCTCTATAATAGTTGAAACTTGTTGTAATTTATCTAATTTAATTACATCAATTCCAAAGTGATACTTTATCGCAGCAGCAACTTGTTGCAATGGAGTTATACCTACTCTTTCACCTAAGCCATTAACGGTAGCGTGAATTATTGTGGCACCACCTTCAACTGCGGCTAGGGAGTTGGCAACTGCTAGACCGACGTCATTATGTGCATGTATATCAAACTCTACATTAGGAACTTGAGACACCAAATTGCTGAAGAGTTCCCTAGTCTTTGATGGATACAAGATACCTACAGTGTCTGCTATACCTATTCTGTCAGCTCCAGCGTCTCTAGCAGTTCTTGCTACTTGAACTAAATAGTCGAAGTCAGTCCTTGTAGCATCTTCAGCTGTGAACCTCACCTTAACTCCGTGACCTTTTGCGTAGCTAATTACATCAGCTATTGTGGAAAGAGCTTCCTCCTTTGTAGCATGATGCTTCGCCTTAAGATGGATCTCGCTCACTCCGTAAAAGATAGCTATTCTATCTACTTCTAGTTCAGCTGCTACTTCAACGTCCCTTTTTACTGCCCTACTATGGCCTACTATTTCTGAGCTTATTTCGCCGTTTCTCTTAAGCCTCATAATTCTCTTTATTCCTTCGTAAATATCAGGAGAAACTGCAGGATGTCCCGCCTCTATCATTGCTACTCCTAAATCAGACATAGTTCTGGCAATCTCTACTCTTTGATCTACAGTAAACACAACACCTGGTGTCTGCTCTCCCTCTCTAAGAGTGGAGTCCAATATCCCTACTTTCATGACGAGTATCTGTCAACAACGGGGATTTTAAACGATAACGTAAATATTGGTTTAAAAATCGAACTATGAAATGGAACTTTTTATCAATTCTACCACATTATCAAAACCAAGTTTTGGGCTAAATTTCTCTAATGTCTTAAGAATAATTTCATAAAGCTCTTTGTTTGATTTAATTTCTTCCACATTGTTAGCGAACACATATATAGCAGCAGTCTTCAGTTTATCCGTTTTTTTCATTTCTTCTTCTATTAAATCTATTATTCTTTCTACGTTCTCAACCTTAACTTTGCCCTTATACTTTCTTAGCATCACGAACTCTTCCTCATCGAGAACTGACATCATATCACTCTGGAATTACAGTTGAGCCTATGTTTTTATTATCTTTGATTAAATCAGATAGACTCGATATATATCTGTAGTTCATCACTATTACCTTGATTCTAGATCTCTGAATTATCTTCATTGCCATAGGATCAAGAAGTTCATAAGTTCCTGCTTTAACTGATTGGCTGTTTTCCAAAATTTCCTTTAACTTGTTAATTGTAAGTTCTTTCAGCATTACTGCGTCCTTATATACCTTAGGATCCTTGTCGTAAACTCCATCTACGTTAGTAGCAACTATCAAGGTGCTAGAGTTAGTTGCTTCTGCAACCAAAGCTGCAACAGCAGCTGTAGATTGACCAGGCTGAAATCCTCCAGTTACAACTACTTTTCCAGAACTCCACTTCTCTATAAAGTCCTCCAGACTATCGGGAACCACTGGATATGCTATATCTCCTAATGCAAAAGCTATTAGATTAGCGTTAAGTCTTGATGCCCATATTCCCAATAAATCTAAATAAGACTCGCTGAGGTTAAGATCTCTGCCCATGCTTATATATTTTCTAGCATTAGATCCGCCTCCACTTACTATGGCGACTCTGAAAGAACTAGAAAGATTCTTCACTACATCCCTAAGGGAAGAAATGTTTCTACTGCCGTCCTCATCGAAAAATTTTCCACTTATTTTTATAACGATAGAAGGATTAAAGTGCATCATTAGAATCAAAAATAGCTTATATTAAAGTTTAAACTGGATAGTCGTCTGGTATCTTACGCCTGAAATATCTGCCAGATTCTGGATCCTTGAATAGCCCCATTTTAACTCCCTTTCTTCCTCTTGGAGCCAGCGTCCATGTCTTCTCAGGTATAAGTTCAGCTTCCTTTCCTGCAGGCGTTCTAACCTTCACTTTCTTACTAGATGTCATCTATAAATCACTGATAATGATTCTTCAGACGCTTTTATAAACATTTCTATAATTTACGTAAAGCTAGATCCCTTTAGATCTTCAAGGGTAATATTGAAGGACTCCTATAGCACGTAGGGCGAAGAGCCACCATCTATGAGAATTGAGGAGCCGGTGACATATCCCCCGAAATCGGTTGACAGAAAAACCAGCAAGCTTCCTAGATCCTTTTCCTGATCGCCTATTCTACCAACCGCTATAGGAGAAATAACTTCCCTCTCCCATAAGGACTCATAAGGCTCTCCATTCCTTTCTGCAATTTTCTTCAGGCTTCTCTCAGCACCAGGAGTACGAAAGCTTCCCATAAGAATTGTATTGACGGTTATTCCGTTCCTTCCTTCTTCTTTCGAAAGAATCTTAGTCAGTTGTATTAAAGGAGATCTTGATACGTCTGCTAAAGTGAAATGAGGTTGAGGACTTTTTACTGTCCATGATGAAAGGAAGAAAATTCGACCATAATGATTTTCTCTCATTTTAGGAATGAACTTTTTTACTAAAAAAATGGGAGCAAATAGAAACATCTCTACAGAATATCTCCAATCGTTCATTTCAGTTTCATTGAAAAAAGAAGGTTCAGTAGGTGGATTTCCAGAATTAATCACTAATATGTCAATTCCCCCCATCAACTCATAAGCTCCGTCCACGGCTTTAGCAAGTGAGCCCTGATCTGATAGATCCATTTCTAAGCCCCATACTGAAGGTGAAATTGACTCCCTTAGTTTCTTAACAACCTCGTTAACCTTATCCTTGTTTCTTGCTGATATTATCACCTTACAGCCTTCCTTGAGAAAAGCCCTAGCTACACCTTTACCTATACCGCTACTTGACGCCGTTACTAGAACCCTTTTACCTGACAGATCAAGTTTCATTGAAATAAAATGATATTAGCTAGATAAAAAAGTATGCAAGAATTTACTCCTTTTTCTTAGAGAATTTATTAAAGACTTCATATACTGAGCAGAAATCTTCCTCTGAAAGTCCAAGAGATTCAGCCATCCTATAGAACTGTAATGCTAATGATGACATAGGGACTATTGAACCATTATAAATGGATTCTCCCTGAATTATCTCTAAATCCTTCCTCATGTGTTTCGTTGCAAATTGTGTAGAATAGTCTCCTGAGACAAGCTTTGGAACCTTTAACTCAGTAGTAGGTGATCTTGCGCTACTCAATTTAGTAAGAACCAGCTCTACTTGTGATTTATCTAATCCTGACTTTACGCCGAAATTGAAGGCTTCTCCCATAGCTACAACATAAGCCCCAAGTAACAAATTATTCACTAGTTTTGCATAAAGACCAGCACCGTTCTTTCCCATGTAAATCACGCTAGACGAGGTAGACTCTAATATGCTCCTTACTTCGTTGAAACTTTCCTCCTTTCCCCCAACCATAATTATGAGTTTTTTCTGTTCTACCATTATTGAAGTTCCAATCACTGGAGCGTCTAGCATAGAGCCCCCATTTTCCTCCATTAACTTCGCTAAGGATATGCTTAGTCTGGGCGATATTGTTGACATGTCTACTATTATTTTCCCCTTTGAATATGGTATTATTTCACTT
It includes:
- the alaS gene encoding alanine--tRNA ligase, which codes for MQINEREYSLNFFKERDYLRRTCTSCKTPFWSKDKTRQVCSDIPCTDYYFFDISIKSKPLSVKEAREKFISFFKRNGHTPIKPKPVLARWREDLYLTIASIVDFQPHVTSGLVPPPANPLVISQPAIRLEDIDNVGITFGRHLTTFEMAAHHAFNYPDKEVYWKEKTVELATRFFTEELGIPEEQLNFKESWWEGGGNAGPCLEVTVGGLELATLVFMQYKKEDNGEYSPLPLRIVDTGYGVERLAWVTQKTPTAFHAIYGELVYKFFKKVGVDYVDETMLKHASRLAGRIDPDNPETVKKHREAVAKEIGEDVKIVDSELTRAARVFQLLDHSKTVALMLADGLVPSNSGEGYLGRLVMRRAMRVAKLLGSDVRLYELVLEQINFWGEDFPQLSKNKEYILDVVENEQNKFEDLYSKVPSIASSLSKKGVSTEDLIQVYDSNGIPPDMLYEELKKRGIEISVPDNFYALVAKRHQSVSIKGKEKAKLPLDVIKQVRNLPATEKLYYEDQYQREFEARIVKNINGKYMILDRTTFYPEGGGQIGDRGLLHLPEGDIRVIDTQKVENVIVHVLEKEINVPEGTAVKGSIDWESRFRTMRHHTVTHVILASAKKLLGDHVWQAGAEKTPEKGRLDITHHKMLTEEQVREIERMSNHVINDHREVKAIHLSRIEAETKYGDSIYEGGVPNTSTVRLLEIKGWDVEGCGGTHVSNTSEIGGVKILKAEKIQDGVIRLEYVAGDRVSEYATQLEDSIGKVANMIGASPEQLEGRMSRLIEEKAKLERTLQDYRKMYMKEIMKKTEPEKVGNDILLYVFSTIDQEINKDLMKYFTTGNKRIAVSVSGDKIEIASSSDVNLQNVIDALRKAGGKGGGKGTFASFSFKESGNAIDVIRKSLK
- a CDS encoding DUF434 domain-containing protein — encoded protein: MTSLENRLSDAAYDYKFLLNRGYSRDLALQAVTSRYLLSEKERLLLYRCIHSDIEIETIKKKESQDYREILIDGFNLAISIISASLGEAYMCDDGYIRDLGMGRFKKEKEMIVASLKLINEICISMGKLCTFVLDAQISKSGDMAKTVKLFGGSTILSKTVDSFLINAESAVASNDFVILMKAKRIVNILQNRIKVNSPFFSC
- a CDS encoding 50S ribosomal protein L11 — encoded protein: MPTKTIKIVIEGGNAKPAPPLAPTLSQLKLNVGEVVKKINDATSQFKGMSVPVSIEIDTNTKKYNISVGIPTTTALLLKEAGASEPSGDTAHKKIGNIHFEGIIKVAIMKKPSMTSKSLKGAVKSLLGSAHAIGITVDGRDPKELVKEVDEGKFDEVLNKYEEKWNGGLE
- a CDS encoding HEPN domain-containing protein, which gives rise to MDPLIKKGVDYLKSAKILFDNEYYEQAMAMIFYGLPYLIKGIVKEKTDSYIYTKDISSMLNFMSRKPEYKDSIDKFLSSNGEKIKQINFMKVYLKYDIVDPIDKELVEGFLKVVDDALNLCERLGPCKDE
- a CDS encoding acetate uptake transporter: MSQNKANPGPLGLSGFALTTLILSFYNAGILSGSVSSVFGLAIFYGGLAQIVAGILEYKEGNTFGYIAFFTYGAFWEWFFFTASGLAGAVPASGIGAVLIGFGIFTLVMWIGTFRANLSLFMTFLLLWITFFLLGAGAIENSITLTHAGGIVGILTALVAWYTGLVQVVASSLGINPPLGKAPLS
- a CDS encoding DsrE family protein — protein: MTKLFVILTAGKDDMNRVNMGINFAIGARKNAGADVSLMFLGRGVEILMKDAMYFQQMSKQIEGLKTAGVELSYCTVSVKNLGLTDQMLYIDGIKGVMGGVETVKKVAEGYTPITF
- a CDS encoding 50S ribosomal protein L1 — its product is MIVGKDKLAEAVAKALQEENKTKREFKQSVDIIVTFRDVDMKRGDIKLREIVNLPKTPPKEKKVLVVPTFEQTEYAKKAEPNVLLSKEELQKLQGNKRTVKKLATQNDWFLIAPDSMALAGRILGPALGPRGKFPTPLPGAADVTEYINRYKRSTLVKTKDQPHTQAFIGTEDQSAEDLAENALAVLNVIEGKVTNALSKIGNIYIKTTMGKPVKVSTR
- a CDS encoding preprotein translocase subunit SecE; the protein is MISWFQHRKEDWNRIITVAKKPDKETYKFNLRITGLIILVVGVLAFAIQAIMAFVVG
- a CDS encoding 50S ribosomal protein L10; protein product: MIKMAVEIQQKKIAKWKIDEVEELTEELKKNKTVIIGSLEGFPADKLHEIRKQLRGKAIVRVTKNSLFQIAAKNAGIDVSKLEKYLIGPNIFILTNDNPFTFSIFFEKFKLKRYAKAGDIAEEEVVIPAGDTGFSAGPVLSTFGKLKIKTRVQEGKIFVAEDTVIAKPGSKIPDDAIPILQKLGIMPVYIKLGLKGAYYEGLLIPSNELKIDLGQYASNIAKAYQESMAVAVEIAYPVPEVLKVTIGKAYRNAMALAGESGYLTPETAENVLSRAMAKAYALASALEGKVDLGINIPKAQAPAAAEEKKEEKKEEENKGPSEEEIGGGISSLFG
- the rpl12p gene encoding 50S ribosomal protein P1 yields the protein MEYIYASLLLHSAKKEISEDNLKAVLNAAGIQVDDVRVKAVAAALKEINIEEVLKNASAMQVAAVAAPAQAPAAAEEKKEEKKEEENKGPSEEEIAGGLASLFG
- a CDS encoding transcription elongation factor Spt5 yields the protein MERPKIRNYYAVKVTGGQEINVALMLEERIKTNNIQEVYSILVPQSLKGYVIIEAGGPHIVKLLISGIRNVKGVAQGLLDKNDVAKMVSSNLVRVKLEKDQMVEINSGPFRGMQAQVVRVEEERGEVVLNILESAFPLTVTVPIDQVKVLKR